A section of the Bradyrhizobium oligotrophicum S58 genome encodes:
- the pncA gene encoding bifunctional nicotinamidase/pyrazinamidase, with protein MRMNRRQILRALGSSAFAAAMANRADAAAASIKPDDASALLVIDVQNCFLPGGSLAVKDGEQVVPVINRIAKAFSNVVLTQDWHTPGHVSFASSHSGKKPFELIDLAYGKQVLWPDHCVQGTDGAALSKDLAIPQAELILRKGFHNDVDSYSAFTEADGKTSTGLAAYLKARGIARVFVAGLATDFCVAWTALDARKAGLDTYVIEDACRGIDTQGSLAKAWTDMAAAGVKRIGSEDIAV; from the coding sequence ATGAGGATGAACCGACGACAGATCCTCCGGGCGCTCGGCAGCTCGGCGTTTGCAGCAGCAATGGCCAACCGCGCCGATGCGGCGGCCGCGTCGATCAAGCCGGACGACGCATCGGCGCTGCTCGTGATCGACGTCCAGAACTGCTTCCTGCCCGGCGGCAGCCTCGCCGTGAAGGACGGCGAGCAGGTCGTGCCGGTCATCAACAGGATCGCGAAGGCGTTCAGCAACGTGGTCCTGACGCAGGACTGGCACACACCGGGACATGTCTCGTTTGCCTCCAGCCATTCTGGCAAGAAGCCGTTCGAGCTGATCGATCTCGCTTATGGCAAGCAGGTGCTGTGGCCGGATCATTGCGTGCAGGGCACCGACGGCGCGGCGCTGTCGAAGGATCTCGCAATCCCGCAGGCCGAGCTCATTCTGCGCAAGGGCTTCCACAACGACGTCGACAGCTACTCGGCCTTCACCGAAGCCGACGGCAAGACCAGCACGGGCCTCGCCGCCTATCTGAAGGCGCGCGGCATTGCCCGCGTATTCGTGGCGGGATTGGCGACCGATTTCTGCGTGGCCTGGACCGCGCTCGACGCGCGCAAGGCGGGTCTCGACACCTATGTGATCGAAGACGCCTGCCGCGGCATCGACACCCAGGGCTCGCTCGCGAAAGCCTGGACCGACATGGCCGCCGCCGGCGTCAAGCGGATCGGCTCCGAAGACATCGCGGTATAG
- the pyrF gene encoding orotidine-5'-phosphate decarboxylase — protein MPTEIAPRDRLIVALDLPSVADAEAMIARLGDHVTFYKIGMELTYAGGLGLAERLAASGKHVFMDLKLHDIPTTVERATRQIARLGARFLTVHGFSQSMKAALAGAAGSSLELLAVTVMTSYDDADLAAAGYAMGVKDLVARRAVQAKDIGIHGLILSPEETQLVRPLVGPDMQLVTPGIRPAGADVGDQKRIMTPALAIAGGADRLVVGRPVTGAADPAAAAESIVADIAAALALVGKTNRS, from the coding sequence ATGCCGACCGAGATTGCCCCGCGCGACCGACTGATCGTGGCGCTCGACCTGCCGAGCGTGGCTGATGCCGAAGCCATGATCGCACGGCTCGGCGATCACGTGACGTTCTACAAGATCGGCATGGAGCTGACCTATGCCGGCGGCCTCGGCCTCGCCGAGCGCCTCGCCGCCTCCGGCAAGCATGTGTTCATGGACCTCAAGCTGCACGACATCCCGACCACGGTCGAACGCGCCACCCGCCAGATCGCCAGGCTCGGCGCCCGCTTCCTCACGGTGCACGGCTTTTCGCAGAGCATGAAGGCCGCGCTCGCCGGCGCGGCCGGCTCCAGCCTCGAGCTGCTCGCCGTCACCGTGATGACCTCCTACGACGACGCCGACCTCGCCGCCGCCGGCTATGCCATGGGTGTGAAGGACCTCGTCGCCAGGCGCGCCGTCCAGGCCAAGGACATCGGCATCCACGGCCTGATCCTGTCGCCCGAGGAGACCCAGCTGGTGCGCCCGCTCGTCGGCCCTGACATGCAGCTGGTCACCCCGGGGATCCGTCCGGCGGGTGCCGACGTTGGCGACCAGAAGCGCATCATGACCCCGGCGCTGGCGATCGCCGGCGGCGCCGACCGCCTCGTGGTCGGCCGTCCCGTCACCGGCGCCGCGGATCCCGCGGCCGCCGCCGAGAGCATCGTCGCCGACATCGCCGCCGCGCTCGCGCTGGTCGGCAAGACCAATCGAAGCTAG
- the dnaK gene encoding molecular chaperone DnaK, whose product MGKVIGIDLGTTNSCVAVMDGKSSKVIENAEGMRTTPSIVAFSDDGERLVGQPAKRQAVTNPERTFFAVKRLIGRRYDDPMVEKDKKLVPYKIVKGGNGDAWVEADGKSYSPSQVSAFILQKMKETAEAHLGQKVDQAVITVPAYFNDAQRQATKDAGKIAGLEVLRIINEPTAAALAYGLDKTKAGTIAVYDLGGGTFDVSILEIGDGVFEVKSTNGDTFLGGEDFDMRLVSYLADEFQKEQGINLRNDKLALQRLKEAAEKAKIELSSTTQTEINLPFITADQSGPKHLTMKLTRAKFEALVADLVEKTIEPCRKALKDAGLTAGEIGEVVLVGGMTRMPKIQEMVKQFFGKEPHKGVNPDEVVAIGAAIQAGVLQGDVKDVLLLDVTPLSLGIETLGGVFTRIIDRNTTIPTKKSQVFSTAEDNQNAVTIRVFQGEREMAADNKMLGQFDLMGIPPSPRGMPQIEVTFDIDANGIVNVSAKDKATGKEQQIRIQASGGLSEADIDKMVKDAEANAAADKKRREAVDAKNHGDALVHSTEKALTEHGSKVAEPERRAIEDALSDLKEALKSDDAEAIKAKTNTLAQASMKLGEAMYKQQAESDAARDAAKDDVVDAEFTEVDDDKKKSA is encoded by the coding sequence ATGGGAAAGGTCATCGGGATCGATCTCGGCACCACGAATTCGTGCGTGGCCGTCATGGACGGCAAATCGTCGAAGGTCATCGAGAACGCTGAGGGCATGCGGACGACGCCGTCGATCGTCGCATTCAGCGACGATGGCGAACGGCTGGTCGGCCAGCCGGCCAAGCGCCAGGCGGTGACCAACCCCGAGCGGACCTTCTTCGCAGTGAAGCGCCTGATCGGCCGCCGCTACGACGACCCGATGGTCGAGAAGGACAAGAAGCTCGTCCCCTACAAGATCGTGAAGGGCGGCAATGGCGACGCCTGGGTCGAGGCCGACGGCAAGTCGTATTCGCCCTCGCAGGTCTCCGCCTTCATCCTGCAGAAGATGAAGGAGACCGCGGAAGCCCATCTCGGCCAGAAGGTCGACCAGGCCGTCATCACCGTCCCCGCTTATTTCAACGATGCCCAGCGCCAGGCCACCAAGGATGCCGGCAAGATCGCGGGCCTCGAGGTTCTGCGCATCATCAACGAGCCGACCGCGGCTGCGCTCGCCTACGGCCTCGACAAGACCAAGGCCGGCACGATCGCCGTGTACGACCTCGGCGGCGGTACCTTCGACGTCTCGATCCTCGAGATCGGCGACGGCGTGTTCGAGGTGAAGTCGACCAACGGCGACACCTTCCTCGGCGGTGAAGACTTCGACATGCGTCTGGTCAGCTACCTCGCCGACGAATTCCAGAAGGAGCAGGGCATCAACCTGCGCAACGACAAGCTGGCTCTGCAGCGCCTCAAGGAGGCGGCCGAGAAAGCCAAGATCGAGCTGTCGTCGACCACCCAGACCGAGATCAACCTGCCCTTCATCACCGCGGACCAGTCCGGTCCGAAGCATCTGACGATGAAGCTGACCCGCGCCAAGTTCGAGGCGCTGGTGGCCGATCTCGTCGAGAAGACCATCGAGCCGTGCCGCAAGGCGCTGAAGGATGCCGGCCTGACCGCCGGCGAGATCGGCGAAGTGGTGCTGGTCGGCGGCATGACCCGCATGCCGAAGATCCAGGAGATGGTGAAGCAGTTCTTCGGCAAGGAGCCGCACAAGGGCGTCAACCCGGACGAGGTGGTGGCGATCGGTGCGGCCATTCAGGCCGGCGTGCTGCAGGGCGACGTCAAGGACGTGCTGCTGCTCGACGTGACCCCGCTGTCGCTGGGCATCGAGACCCTGGGCGGCGTGTTCACCCGCATCATCGACCGCAACACCACGATCCCGACCAAGAAGAGCCAGGTGTTCTCGACCGCCGAGGACAACCAGAACGCGGTCACCATCCGGGTCTTCCAGGGTGAGCGCGAGATGGCGGCCGACAACAAGATGCTCGGTCAGTTCGACCTGATGGGCATTCCGCCGTCGCCGCGCGGCATGCCGCAGATCGAGGTGACGTTCGACATCGACGCCAACGGCATCGTCAACGTCTCCGCCAAGGACAAGGCCACCGGCAAGGAGCAGCAGATCCGCATCCAGGCTTCGGGCGGTCTGTCGGAGGCCGACATCGACAAGATGGTCAAGGACGCCGAGGCCAATGCCGCGGCGGACAAGAAACGCCGCGAGGCAGTCGACGCCAAGAACCACGGCGATGCGCTGGTGCATTCGACCGAGAAGGCGCTGACCGAGCACGGCTCCAAGGTCGCCGAGCCCGAGCGCCGCGCCATCGAGGACGCACTCAGCGACCTCAAGGAAGCGCTGAAGAGCGACGACGCCGAGGCCATCAAGGCCAAGACCAACACCCTGGCGCAGGCGTCGATGAAGCTCGGCGAGGCCATGTACAAGCAGCAGGCCGAGAGCGACGCGGCTCGCGATGCGGCCAAGGACGACGTGGTCGACGCGGAGTTCACCGAGGTCGACGACGACAAGAAGAAATCTGCTTAA
- the dapB gene encoding 4-hydroxy-tetrahydrodipicolinate reductase, with protein sequence MSEMRLIVAGAGGRMGRALVRAIADTDGAVLAGALEAPTSELIGKDAGMLAGLPANGIKLSADLWAMSAEADGILDFTVPAATIANVAIAAERGLVHVVGTTGLSSSDDAVIKSVTKRAIVVQSGNMSLGVNLLAALVKQVAKSLDAGFDIEILEMHHKHKVDAPSGTALMLGRAAADGRGITLDEHSVRGRDGITGERRAGDIGFASLRGGTAAGDHSVIFAGPSERLVLSHQAEDRMIFAHGALKAALWAHGKPPGYYTMDDVLGLKDLF encoded by the coding sequence ATGTCCGAGATGCGCTTGATCGTTGCAGGAGCCGGCGGCCGCATGGGCCGGGCCTTGGTGCGGGCCATCGCCGACACCGACGGCGCCGTGCTGGCGGGCGCGCTCGAGGCGCCGACCTCCGAGCTGATCGGCAAGGATGCCGGCATGCTCGCCGGCCTGCCCGCCAACGGCATCAAGCTGTCGGCCGATCTCTGGGCGATGTCCGCAGAGGCCGACGGCATCCTCGATTTCACGGTGCCGGCGGCGACCATCGCCAATGTCGCCATTGCCGCCGAGCGCGGCCTCGTCCACGTCGTCGGCACCACCGGCCTGTCGTCTTCCGACGACGCCGTCATCAAGAGCGTCACCAAGCGCGCCATCGTGGTGCAGTCCGGCAATATGAGCCTCGGCGTCAATCTGCTCGCGGCGCTGGTGAAGCAGGTGGCGAAGTCGCTGGATGCCGGCTTCGACATCGAGATCCTCGAGATGCACCACAAGCACAAGGTCGACGCGCCCTCCGGCACGGCCCTGATGCTGGGCCGCGCCGCCGCCGACGGCCGCGGCATCACGCTCGATGAGCATTCCGTCCGCGGCCGCGACGGCATCACCGGCGAGCGCCGCGCCGGCGACATCGGCTTCGCCTCGCTGCGTGGCGGCACCGCGGCTGGCGATCACAGCGTCATCTTCGCCGGTCCCTCCGAGCGGCTGGTGCTGTCGCACCAGGCCGAGGACCGCATGATCTTCGCTCATGGCGCGCTCAAGGCGGCGCTGTGGGCCCATGGCAAGCCGCCGGGCTACTACACGATGGACGACGTGCTCGGCCTCAAGGACCTGTTCTAA
- a CDS encoding NADPH-dependent FMN reductase, with amino-acid sequence MSALKILVIPGSTRAGSHNVRLAAAATYQFVQAGADVTRISLADFPLPIYEADVETRSGVPREALDLKRMIAAHDGVLLVTPEYNASVPPLLSNALAWLSRVDEPPGSRGAVFRSRPFAIAAASENRFGGVRALAALRLMLTACNATVIPSQLALAFADKAYNDMDRLRQPADVGALDALVRQLIDLAQHTM; translated from the coding sequence ATGTCCGCCCTGAAAATCCTCGTCATCCCCGGCTCGACCCGCGCCGGCTCGCACAACGTCAGGCTCGCCGCCGCCGCGACCTATCAGTTCGTGCAGGCCGGCGCCGACGTCACGCGCATCTCACTCGCCGACTTCCCGCTGCCGATCTACGAGGCCGATGTCGAGACCCGATCCGGCGTGCCGCGCGAGGCGCTCGATCTGAAGCGCATGATCGCCGCGCATGATGGCGTGCTGCTGGTGACGCCCGAATACAACGCCTCGGTGCCGCCGCTGCTGAGCAATGCCCTCGCCTGGCTGTCGCGGGTCGACGAGCCGCCGGGCAGCCGCGGCGCGGTGTTTCGCAGCCGGCCGTTTGCGATCGCCGCGGCTTCCGAAAACCGCTTCGGCGGCGTTCGTGCGCTCGCAGCCTTGCGGCTGATGCTGACCGCCTGCAACGCCACCGTGATTCCGAGCCAGCTCGCGCTGGCCTTTGCCGACAAGGCCTACAACGACATGGATCGACTCAGGCAGCCGGCGGACGTCGGCGCGCTCGACGCGCTGGTGCGGCAACTGATCGATCTGGCGCAACATACGATGTGA
- the dnaJ gene encoding molecular chaperone DnaJ, with protein sequence MSTKRCYYETLEVERDADETKLKGAFRKLAMKWHPDKNPGDASSEVKFKEINEAYEVLRDADKRAAYDRYGHAAFEQGGMGGAHGFGAGFASSFSDIFEDLFGMAGQRRGGTGRERGADLRYNMEITLEEAFLGKTAQIEIPVSVTCESCSGTGAKAGTKPKACAMCGGAGRVRQAQGFFTLERTCPGCHGRGQMIEDPCPSCSGSGRVTRDRTLSVNIPQGVEDGTRIRLAGEGEAGLRGGPPGDLYIFLSLSTHEFFQRDGADLHCRVPISMVTAALGGEFEVPTIDKGKTKVKIPAGAQSGRRFRIAAKGMPVLRSRQTGDMYVQVVVETPQNLTKKQQELLAEFEKLSSGATQPEAAGFFTKVKDFFGKAAS encoded by the coding sequence ATGTCCACCAAGCGCTGCTACTACGAGACCCTGGAAGTCGAACGCGACGCCGACGAGACCAAGCTCAAGGGCGCCTTTCGCAAGCTGGCCATGAAGTGGCATCCGGACAAGAATCCGGGCGATGCCTCCAGCGAGGTGAAGTTCAAGGAAATCAACGAGGCCTATGAGGTGCTGCGCGACGCCGACAAGCGCGCCGCCTATGACCGCTACGGCCACGCCGCGTTCGAGCAGGGCGGCATGGGGGGTGCGCACGGCTTCGGCGCCGGCTTCGCCTCCTCGTTCTCCGACATTTTCGAGGATCTGTTCGGCATGGCCGGGCAGCGCCGCGGCGGAACGGGTCGCGAGCGCGGCGCCGACCTGCGCTACAACATGGAGATCACGCTCGAGGAGGCGTTCCTCGGCAAGACCGCCCAGATCGAGATTCCGGTCTCGGTGACCTGCGAATCCTGCTCCGGCACCGGCGCCAAGGCCGGCACCAAACCGAAGGCCTGCGCGATGTGCGGCGGTGCCGGCCGTGTCCGGCAGGCGCAAGGGTTCTTCACGCTGGAGCGGACCTGCCCCGGCTGTCACGGCCGTGGCCAGATGATCGAGGATCCGTGCCCGTCATGCTCGGGCTCGGGCCGGGTCACACGTGACCGTACACTCTCGGTCAACATTCCCCAGGGCGTCGAGGACGGCACCCGCATTCGTCTCGCCGGCGAGGGCGAGGCGGGCCTGCGCGGCGGACCGCCGGGCGATCTCTACATCTTCCTGTCGCTGAGCACGCACGAGTTCTTCCAGCGCGATGGCGCCGACCTGCACTGCCGGGTGCCAATCTCGATGGTGACGGCGGCGCTTGGCGGCGAGTTCGAGGTGCCGACGATCGACAAGGGCAAGACCAAGGTCAAGATTCCGGCCGGTGCGCAGTCGGGGCGCCGGTTCCGGATCGCGGCCAAGGGCATGCCGGTGCTGCGCTCGCGCCAGACCGGCGACATGTATGTCCAGGTCGTGGTCGAGACGCCGCAGAATCTGACCAAGAAGCAGCAGGAATTGCTGGCCGAGTTCGAGAAGCTGTCGTCCGGGGCGACGCAGCCCGAGGCCGCCGGTTTCTTCACCAAGGTGAAGGATTTCTTCGGCAAGGCGGCAAGCTGA
- a CDS encoding 2,3-bisphosphoglycerate-dependent phosphoglycerate mutase gives MSERLLVLVRHGQSEWNLKNLFTGWKDPDLTEQGVAEAKDAGRKLKAQGLVFDVAFTSVLTRAQHTLDLILTELGQTGLPTQKNLALNERDYGDLSGLNKDDARAKWGEDQVHVWRRSYDVPPPGGESLKDTLARALPYYVQEILPGVLRGQRTLVAAHGNSLRALIMVLEKLSPEGILKRELATGVPIIYRLNADSTVESKLDLAG, from the coding sequence ATGAGCGAACGTCTCCTGGTGCTGGTGCGCCACGGCCAGAGCGAGTGGAATCTGAAGAACCTGTTCACCGGCTGGAAGGATCCGGACCTGACCGAGCAGGGCGTCGCCGAGGCCAAGGACGCCGGCCGCAAGCTGAAGGCGCAGGGGCTCGTCTTCGACGTCGCCTTCACCTCGGTGCTGACGCGCGCCCAGCACACGCTCGACCTGATCCTGACCGAGCTCGGCCAGACCGGCCTGCCGACGCAGAAAAATCTTGCCTTGAACGAGCGCGACTACGGCGATCTCTCCGGCCTCAACAAGGACGACGCCCGCGCCAAATGGGGTGAGGATCAGGTCCACGTCTGGCGCCGCTCCTACGACGTCCCCCCGCCCGGCGGCGAGAGCCTCAAGGACACCCTCGCCCGCGCGCTGCCCTATTACGTCCAGGAGATCCTCCCCGGCGTGCTGCGCGGCCAGCGCACCCTCGTCGCCGCCCACGGCAACTCGCTCCGCGCCCTGATCATGGTGCTGGAAAAGCTCTCCCCCGAAGGCATTTTGAAGCGCGAACTGGCCACCGGCGTGCCGATCATCTACCGGCTGAACGCGGATTCGACCGTGGAGTCGAAGCTGGATTTGGCAGGCTGA
- a CDS encoding class I SAM-dependent methyltransferase: protein MPLHTSVRASKKPLRLDDEVRFLRSWIEKPLHMGAVMPSGRLLARTMAQYVDPHGTGPVIELGPGTGAITNALVEHGVDQKRLVLVEYNPGFCALLRDRYPQAKVVQGDAYRLRDTLWNILSAPAAAVVSGLPLVTKPMLTRMKLVRDAFAAMSPNAPFVQFTYSVVPPIPKSLPGVTTQASERIWMNLPPARVWVYRKP, encoded by the coding sequence ATGCCCCTTCATACGTCCGTGCGTGCGTCGAAAAAGCCTCTCCGTCTGGACGACGAAGTGCGCTTCCTCCGCTCATGGATCGAAAAGCCGCTGCACATGGGTGCCGTCATGCCGTCGGGTCGGCTGCTGGCCCGCACCATGGCGCAGTATGTCGATCCCCATGGCACCGGCCCGGTGATCGAGCTCGGGCCCGGCACCGGCGCGATCACCAATGCGCTGGTCGAGCATGGCGTCGATCAGAAGCGGCTCGTCCTGGTCGAATATAATCCCGGCTTCTGCGCGCTGCTGCGCGACCGCTATCCGCAGGCCAAGGTCGTTCAGGGCGATGCCTACCGGCTGCGCGATACGCTCTGGAACATCCTGAGCGCCCCAGCCGCGGCCGTCGTCTCCGGCCTGCCGCTCGTCACCAAGCCGATGCTGACCCGCATGAAGCTGGTGCGCGATGCGTTCGCGGCGATGTCGCCCAACGCCCCCTTCGTGCAGTTCACCTATTCGGTCGTGCCGCCGATTCCGAAGTCGCTGCCCGGCGTCACCACGCAGGCCTCCGAGCGGATCTGGATGAACCTTCCGCCGGCGCGCGTCTGGGTGTATCGCAAGCCCTGA
- a CDS encoding DUF1330 domain-containing protein produces MAKAYWIARIDVHNMDGYKEYVAQNGAVFHQYGGRFLVRGGQYETKEGSSRSRNVVIEFKDYATALACYNSPEYQRLVAMRAPHSEGDLVIIDGYDGPQP; encoded by the coding sequence ATGGCCAAGGCCTATTGGATCGCGCGCATCGACGTCCACAACATGGATGGCTACAAGGAGTACGTCGCGCAGAACGGCGCCGTGTTCCATCAGTACGGCGGCCGGTTCCTGGTCCGCGGCGGCCAGTACGAGACCAAGGAAGGCAGCTCGCGCTCGCGCAACGTCGTGATCGAGTTCAAGGACTACGCGACCGCGCTGGCGTGCTACAATTCTCCGGAATATCAGCGCCTGGTCGCGATGCGCGCGCCGCATTCGGAAGGCGACCTGGTGATCATCGACGGTTACGACGGCCCGCAGCCCTGA
- a CDS encoding S8 family peptidase has protein sequence MATYQHLPLQRVEGELDRRKRPGFGQPSGREAKSHGAKIQAEVQEVLQEHQAKPKIGDIDPALILKVETSGNISEDEWAKIGLTVLANGPGQTLILFADDVELTAFQQKVTAYNGEKPENQKSQPYAALIEAIEAVRPIDATDRIGPVLKEEGYATPELIPEPAEFYDVELWPVSGLNADLFVHRVTTVLEQFEGVVVSSYRGKSALLMRMHGTGTAVRQLLELPEIATIDRPPTPDWAELPARNIELGDLPEILPPENGAPTIGIIDSGLTSAHPLIVGSLAAAFGEPASLGDSDEKGHGTSVSGIAIFGDVRQRLSETPFRAKFRVASARVVNAAGRFDDEELVPTQMENSFRKLTAEFGCRVINISLGDIKRSAGYKPSAWAATLDALARELDIVIVVSAGNASSAYLASLGDGIVTAYPRFLLDEANRILEPASAVNVLTVGSIAHSNGLSTIDAENVGVRSIAQTFQPSPFTRAGPGTNKVLKPDLVDFGGTAVYDGPTQRLQSGSARANAGILSTHHEYLQQLLSYYSGTSFAAPLVAYKAALLFESLPNASANLVRALLALSAEHPTAIDQSFGDDDAIFNLLGYGLPDVAKALESEDNRVVLIAEDVLSADKFAVYEVPIPDVFQTKGARQIRVALSFDPPVKHTRLDYAGLKMGFHLIRGASASEVFDAFRKWEADEGRVFRIKESLKCDLKPGAQRRERGTLQCATFSMTTNSQRYGDRYFLAVRCESGWSSEDQRFALAIELRSRANIQLYQRVQERVRIRV, from the coding sequence ATGGCAACATATCAACACTTGCCACTACAGCGTGTCGAAGGCGAACTCGATCGCCGAAAGCGACCTGGCTTTGGCCAACCATCAGGTCGAGAGGCCAAAAGCCATGGCGCAAAAATACAGGCCGAAGTTCAAGAAGTTCTCCAGGAACATCAAGCCAAGCCTAAAATTGGCGACATTGACCCGGCGCTCATTTTGAAAGTTGAGACGTCGGGAAACATAAGCGAAGACGAGTGGGCTAAAATTGGTTTGACAGTCCTGGCGAATGGGCCGGGCCAAACATTGATACTCTTTGCAGACGATGTGGAACTAACTGCATTTCAGCAAAAGGTCACCGCATATAATGGCGAAAAACCAGAAAATCAAAAGAGCCAGCCGTATGCTGCGTTAATCGAAGCGATCGAGGCTGTTCGACCAATCGACGCAACCGATCGAATCGGCCCAGTACTAAAGGAGGAAGGCTATGCAACTCCTGAACTCATTCCCGAACCGGCGGAATTCTATGACGTGGAGCTCTGGCCCGTTTCCGGTTTGAACGCGGACTTGTTCGTGCACCGCGTGACCACGGTGCTAGAGCAATTTGAAGGCGTTGTTGTCAGCTCCTATCGAGGTAAGTCCGCACTGCTTATGCGGATGCACGGGACAGGCACCGCCGTTCGTCAGCTATTGGAGTTGCCGGAGATTGCCACCATTGATCGTCCCCCGACACCGGATTGGGCGGAGCTTCCTGCACGCAATATCGAGCTCGGCGACTTGCCTGAGATTCTGCCTCCCGAGAATGGGGCACCGACCATCGGCATAATTGATAGCGGGCTTACCTCCGCACACCCACTAATAGTTGGCTCGTTAGCCGCCGCGTTTGGTGAACCTGCAAGCTTGGGGGACAGCGACGAAAAGGGACACGGCACATCGGTCTCGGGTATTGCCATTTTCGGAGATGTTCGCCAGCGTTTATCCGAAACTCCGTTCCGAGCTAAATTTCGCGTAGCAAGCGCTCGGGTTGTAAATGCGGCGGGGCGTTTCGACGACGAGGAACTCGTCCCTACTCAAATGGAAAATTCTTTCCGTAAGCTGACTGCGGAGTTTGGCTGCCGAGTAATAAACATCTCTTTGGGCGACATCAAAAGGTCCGCGGGCTACAAGCCCAGCGCTTGGGCTGCGACCCTAGATGCTTTGGCCCGAGAGCTAGACATTGTGATCGTCGTCTCGGCAGGTAACGCGTCTTCAGCCTACCTTGCGTCCCTTGGAGACGGTATCGTCACCGCTTATCCGAGGTTCCTCCTTGACGAAGCCAATCGTATTCTTGAGCCTGCAAGCGCAGTCAATGTTCTGACCGTTGGTTCCATCGCGCATTCAAACGGCCTTTCGACTATTGATGCAGAAAACGTCGGCGTGCGATCCATCGCGCAGACATTTCAGCCCTCCCCGTTCACCCGCGCCGGTCCAGGCACTAACAAAGTGCTCAAGCCCGACCTCGTCGACTTTGGCGGAACTGCCGTTTATGATGGGCCGACACAACGACTGCAAAGCGGGTCTGCGCGGGCCAATGCAGGCATTCTTTCTACGCATCACGAATATCTACAGCAGTTGCTTAGTTACTACTCGGGGACGTCATTTGCTGCGCCACTGGTCGCCTACAAGGCCGCATTACTGTTCGAAAGCCTTCCCAACGCGTCAGCAAATCTGGTCAGAGCGCTACTTGCCCTAAGCGCCGAGCATCCGACGGCCATTGATCAAAGTTTCGGAGATGACGACGCGATCTTCAATCTCCTTGGGTACGGCCTGCCTGATGTCGCTAAGGCGCTAGAATCCGAGGACAACCGAGTTGTTCTTATCGCAGAAGACGTTTTGTCGGCAGACAAGTTTGCGGTCTACGAAGTGCCGATCCCCGATGTGTTCCAAACTAAAGGAGCTCGGCAGATTCGGGTGGCGCTCAGTTTCGACCCGCCGGTGAAGCACACGCGGCTCGACTACGCCGGCCTCAAGATGGGATTTCACTTGATACGGGGCGCCAGTGCGAGCGAGGTGTTCGACGCTTTCCGCAAATGGGAGGCTGACGAAGGCCGCGTCTTCCGAATCAAAGAGAGTCTCAAATGTGACTTGAAGCCCGGCGCACAGCGTCGGGAACGGGGCACGCTTCAGTGCGCAACATTCTCGATGACCACCAACTCGCAACGCTATGGAGATAGATATTTCCTCGCGGTCCGTTGTGAAAGTGGCTGGTCTTCAGAGGATCAACGATTCGCCCTTGCCATCGAGTTGCGATCGCGAGCGAACATTCAACTCTATCAAAGAGTTCAAGAACGCGTTCGGATTCGTGTTTAG
- a CDS encoding AAA family ATPase: MIPLKLAKSAAFSNLVEVVAPQRTPEQLVLSPHNIRTFLGLMEEFRGADLLRRHGLTIRSKLLFCGPPGCGKTLTAEVFAHELRLPLIVARLDAIISSFLGETATNIRKVFETAAEQPCVLFLDEFDALARARADSSEHNELRRVVNSLLMLIDRFKGKGFLVAATNLEESLDSAIWRRFDEVVVFDLPSQREIRRLFEIKLKNFPAPFSLAEKATRLKGMSFADVERICDNAIKRSILKKSRSLLEAEFDSSIREGLRRKDIRARLPQR; this comes from the coding sequence TTGATTCCGCTGAAACTTGCCAAGAGCGCTGCTTTTTCGAATCTAGTGGAAGTTGTAGCTCCGCAGCGAACGCCGGAGCAGCTAGTCCTCTCGCCCCACAACATACGAACGTTCTTGGGCTTGATGGAAGAGTTCCGTGGGGCCGACCTCCTGCGCAGACATGGACTAACAATTCGCTCCAAGCTGCTCTTTTGTGGCCCGCCGGGGTGCGGGAAAACTCTCACTGCAGAGGTGTTTGCTCACGAACTCCGCTTACCTCTTATCGTGGCTCGGCTGGATGCAATCATTTCATCGTTCCTCGGTGAGACTGCGACAAACATACGAAAGGTATTCGAGACCGCCGCTGAACAGCCGTGTGTTTTGTTTTTAGATGAATTTGATGCGCTCGCGAGGGCCCGAGCTGACAGCTCCGAGCACAATGAACTGAGACGAGTGGTCAACAGCCTGTTGATGCTAATCGATCGCTTCAAAGGGAAAGGATTTCTTGTCGCCGCGACCAATCTAGAAGAAAGCTTAGACTCTGCTATCTGGCGACGTTTTGATGAGGTCGTGGTTTTCGACTTGCCGTCTCAGCGCGAAATTCGGCGGCTCTTCGAGATCAAACTAAAGAATTTCCCCGCGCCCTTCTCTCTTGCAGAGAAAGCAACGCGACTAAAAGGCATGTCCTTCGCGGACGTTGAGCGAATTTGCGATAATGCAATTAAACGATCGATTTTGAAAAAATCACGGTCTCTCCTTGAGGCTGAGTTCGACTCGTCAATCCGAGAGGGACTTCGGCGCAAGGACATCAGAGCGCGTCTCCCCCAACGCTGA